The Desulfobacteraceae bacterium DNA segment TATAATCCATTATTTACCCCGCCTTTCGTCTCAACTGGGACATAAACTCTATGTTTTAAGAGAAGATTTGACTGGATTTGCCCTCGGCGGCAACAAAACCAGAAAGGTTGACTATCTCTATGGAGACGCGCTCGGGCAAAAAGCGACCGTTGTGGTTACCATGAAGGCCACCAGTTTCAGCAGAAACGCTGCAGCGGCAGCAGCAGCGTGCGGAATCGATTTCCATGTGGTTTTACCCGGTACCGACTTGGACCAGAATCCGTTAAGCCAGGCTCTTTTTATGCAATGGGGTGCCAAAATTCACTATGAGCCCCAGGGTGAAAATGCGTTGGCCGATTGTCAGGAAGATGTGATAAGGCCCCTAAAGTCGCAAAAAAAGGTTGTGTACGTGATGCATCCGGGGGGAAGCAACCCCATTGGAGCCCTCGGATATGTCGAAGCCTTCCAGCAAATCCTCGACTTCTCGTATCGTTCAGGTATTCATTTTTCACATATCATCCACTCCACAAGTTCAGCGGGCACACAGGCAGGTCTTGTTGTGGGGCAGTGCATCAGCCGATACGAAACCGAAATCATAGGTATCAGCGCCTCCTTAACTTCGTCCGATCAATCTGAGAGGGTTCGTGAGCTTGCCTGGTCGACCGCGAATCTGATCGGAACACCCATCGATCAGAAAAAGGTTATTGTCGATGACAGCTTTGTTGGTCCGGGTTACGCCCAAGCTTC contains these protein-coding regions:
- a CDS encoding pyridoxal-phosphate dependent enzyme, with the protein product MQEQAKSISDLIKKFPRANLLQAPAIIHYLPRLSSQLGHKLYVLREDLTGFALGGNKTRKVDYLYGDALGQKATVVVTMKATSFSRNAAAAAAACGIDFHVVLPGTDLDQNPLSQALFMQWGAKIHYEPQGENALADCQEDVIRPLKSQKKVVYVMHPGGSNPIGALGYVEAFQQILDFSYRSGIHFSHIIHSTSSAGTQAGLVVGQCISRYETEIIGISASLTSSDQSERVRELAWSTANLIGTPIDQKKVIVDDSFVGPGYAQASKEGEQAAKLFARMEGILLDPVYTGKAAAALLDYSKSGRLSNCNVLFIHTGGNAGVYY